The Kocuria sp. TGY1127_2 genome includes a window with the following:
- a CDS encoding sugar porter family MFS transporter, producing the protein MSIDQDPSSSRTLPPLTPGPYRKRLGLISTVACFGGLLYGYDTGVINGALRPMSAELGLTSITEGIATSALVFAAAFGAFFGGRLADAKGRRIAIITLSVLFFAGSVLVVATPNLALLVLGRIFLGLGVGGASTVVPVFLAELAPFEIRGSIAGRNEVAIVIGQLSAFVINAILGSTLGHLDGIWRLMFAISAIPAVCLFVGMLRMPESPRWLVENGRRDQALEVLRSVRPESRAEIELEDVQTTAQDEKHRRTGLGAILKNKWLFRILLVGIGVAIMQRITGIDTIMFYGQIVLIQSGFGENAALIANIAPGIVAVIGGFTALYMMDRVDRRTTFTLGISLTTVFHLLIGIASMIIPEGNAIKPWILLVLIVGFVASMQTFLNVAVWVYLAEVFPLHMRGVANGLAVFCGWMSNGVLSLTFPSLIDNLGMSTVFFLFFGVGVLALIFVRTQVPETRGRSLEVLEEGVTTGAIYKVPVKRK; encoded by the coding sequence ATGTCAATCGATCAGGATCCTTCGTCTTCGCGGACTCTCCCACCGTTAACTCCTGGGCCATATCGCAAGAGGCTCGGCCTCATCTCCACGGTGGCCTGCTTCGGTGGCCTGCTTTACGGATACGACACAGGGGTGATCAACGGGGCCCTCCGGCCGATGTCAGCGGAGCTCGGGCTGACGTCGATCACGGAGGGAATCGCCACCAGCGCATTGGTGTTCGCCGCCGCATTCGGAGCCTTCTTCGGCGGTCGGTTGGCCGATGCGAAGGGTCGTCGCATAGCGATCATCACCTTGTCCGTGCTCTTCTTTGCCGGGTCGGTTTTGGTGGTCGCAACGCCGAATCTCGCGTTACTGGTGCTCGGCAGGATCTTCCTCGGACTCGGTGTCGGTGGCGCGTCAACCGTGGTTCCGGTGTTCTTGGCCGAACTCGCTCCCTTTGAGATTCGAGGGTCGATTGCTGGGCGGAACGAGGTGGCCATTGTGATCGGTCAGCTTTCTGCTTTCGTGATCAACGCGATTTTGGGGAGCACGCTCGGCCATCTAGACGGCATATGGCGCCTGATGTTTGCCATTAGTGCCATACCTGCGGTCTGTCTATTCGTTGGCATGCTCCGTATGCCGGAATCCCCACGGTGGTTGGTTGAGAACGGTCGGAGAGACCAAGCCCTGGAGGTGCTCCGATCGGTTCGACCCGAAAGTCGGGCGGAAATTGAGCTGGAAGACGTTCAGACCACCGCACAGGACGAGAAACACCGGCGCACAGGTCTCGGTGCCATCCTCAAGAATAAATGGCTCTTCCGTATACTCTTGGTCGGTATCGGTGTGGCCATCATGCAAAGGATCACCGGTATCGACACGATCATGTTTTATGGGCAGATCGTGCTGATCCAATCCGGCTTCGGGGAAAACGCAGCATTGATCGCCAATATTGCACCGGGCATCGTTGCGGTGATCGGGGGATTCACCGCGCTTTACATGATGGATCGCGTGGATCGTCGAACCACTTTTACGCTTGGCATCTCTCTGACCACCGTGTTTCACCTCCTCATCGGGATTGCGTCGATGATCATTCCGGAAGGCAATGCCATCAAGCCGTGGATTCTGCTCGTGTTGATCGTGGGTTTTGTGGCCTCCATGCAGACCTTTCTCAATGTTGCTGTGTGGGTCTATCTCGCGGAGGTCTTCCCTCTTCATATGCGAGGTGTCGCCAACGGCCTGGCTGTCTTCTGCGGCTGGATGAGTAACGGTGTTCTCTCGCTTACCTTCCCGTCGTTGATTGACAACCTCGGGATGTCCACGGTCTTCTTCTTGTTCTTCGGTGTAGGCGTCCTTGCACTCATCTTCGTTCGGACCCAGGTCCCGGAAACACGTGGCCGTTCGCTCGAAGTTCTCGAAGAAGGAGTGACCACGGGCGCCATCTACAAGGTTCCAGTGAAGCGTAAGTAA
- a CDS encoding TetR/AcrR family transcriptional regulator, translating into MPTVPATKDQETGASAAPSNGARRGRPGYDREKLISVCVQVFNKYGYDTTSMGTLSENLGISKSAIYHHVNSKEEILEEALLRALDSLEKAMEDVQATDARGIDKLEGVIRGSIRVLVDQMPYVTLLLRLRGNSPVETAALERRRKITRTVENLVRQAQEEGDLREDISGKSAPRLMLGMINSIVDWYQPEGEGTVDMLAETAVKMVLDGLRS; encoded by the coding sequence ATGCCCACTGTGCCCGCCACGAAAGACCAGGAAACCGGCGCGTCCGCTGCACCGAGCAACGGCGCACGACGAGGACGGCCCGGTTACGACCGTGAGAAGCTCATCTCGGTCTGTGTTCAGGTCTTCAACAAATACGGGTACGACACGACGTCCATGGGCACCCTCTCCGAAAACCTGGGGATCTCGAAGTCGGCGATCTACCACCATGTGAATTCCAAGGAAGAGATCCTCGAGGAGGCCTTGCTGAGAGCCCTCGACTCGCTTGAGAAGGCGATGGAGGACGTCCAGGCGACCGACGCTCGCGGCATCGACAAGCTCGAAGGCGTGATCCGGGGATCGATCCGCGTGCTCGTCGATCAGATGCCGTATGTGACCTTGCTCTTGCGCCTTCGCGGCAACTCACCCGTGGAGACTGCCGCTCTGGAACGACGTCGAAAGATCACCCGTACCGTGGAGAACCTGGTCCGCCAGGCACAGGAAGAGGGCGACCTCCGCGAGGACATCTCCGGCAAGTCGGCTCCACGGCTAATGCTCGGAATGATCAATTCGATCGTGGACTGGTACCAGCCGGAAGGCGAAGGAACCGTGGATATGCTCGCCGAGACCGCAGTCAAGATGGTTCTGGACGGTCTGCGGTCGTAG
- a CDS encoding phenylacetate--CoA ligase family protein: MTTYSIENPYSPTASADPSQPDPEELMSRDEIESLQFERLRWTLHHAYENVPAYRDLYDEHGVHPDDFKELGDLSKFPYTDKEFLRKAYPFESFAVPMSDIRRIHASSGTTGLPTVVGYTQDDLDTWAGLVARCFRFSGVQPGQKIHNAYGYGLFTGGLGAHYGGEKLGCAVIPMSGGQTEKQVQLIRDFEPDAILATPTYLLAIADGFRKAGIDPRDTSLKRAVLGAEPWTDEMRREIERTFDITACDIYGLSEVMGPGVAGESAVTRDGSHIWEDHFRPEIIDPFDDRVCELGEPGELVFTALTKQALPIIRYRTHDLTRLLPGTDRPGHRRMGRITGRSDDMIILRGVNLFPTQIEELALNLPALAPHFTLEISRPNRMDQMTVHIERREDVTHEEAVEDGKTLLSEIKTKIGSTALIDIAEPGTLARSSGKIRRVYDHRNK, encoded by the coding sequence TTGACTACTTATTCCATCGAGAACCCTTATTCCCCCACAGCTTCGGCGGACCCCTCACAGCCTGACCCCGAAGAATTGATGAGCCGGGACGAAATCGAGTCTCTGCAATTCGAACGCCTCAGGTGGACACTGCACCATGCCTACGAGAACGTCCCGGCCTACCGGGATCTCTACGACGAGCACGGCGTGCATCCCGACGATTTCAAAGAACTCGGAGATCTCAGCAAGTTTCCATACACGGACAAGGAATTCCTGCGAAAGGCCTACCCCTTCGAGTCCTTCGCCGTACCGATGAGCGACATTCGCCGCATCCACGCTTCGTCCGGCACGACGGGCCTGCCAACCGTCGTCGGATACACCCAAGACGACCTCGACACATGGGCCGGCCTGGTCGCTCGATGCTTCCGGTTCTCGGGCGTCCAACCCGGCCAGAAAATCCACAACGCATACGGTTACGGTTTGTTCACCGGCGGCCTCGGGGCACACTACGGCGGAGAGAAGCTCGGTTGCGCAGTGATCCCGATGTCTGGCGGTCAGACCGAGAAACAAGTTCAGCTCATCCGCGACTTCGAGCCGGACGCGATTCTCGCGACTCCCACATACCTTCTGGCAATCGCTGACGGGTTTCGCAAGGCCGGGATCGATCCCCGCGATACCTCGCTCAAGCGGGCTGTCCTCGGCGCCGAGCCGTGGACGGACGAGATGCGCCGCGAGATCGAGCGCACCTTCGACATCACCGCGTGCGACATCTATGGTCTCTCCGAAGTCATGGGACCCGGAGTTGCTGGGGAATCGGCCGTGACACGGGACGGCTCCCACATCTGGGAAGACCATTTCCGTCCCGAGATCATCGATCCCTTCGACGACCGCGTTTGCGAATTGGGAGAGCCCGGCGAGCTGGTCTTCACCGCGCTGACCAAACAGGCCCTTCCGATCATTCGCTACCGAACCCACGACCTCACCCGGTTGCTGCCCGGCACCGACCGTCCGGGGCACCGGCGCATGGGACGAATTACGGGCCGCTCGGATGACATGATCATTCTGCGTGGCGTGAACCTCTTCCCGACGCAGATCGAGGAGCTCGCGCTCAACCTCCCCGCGCTCGCACCTCATTTCACACTCGAAATCAGCCGTCCGAATCGCATGGATCAGATGACGGTCCACATCGAACGCCGTGAGGACGTCACTCATGAAGAGGCGGTCGAGGACGGCAAAACACTGTTGTCCGAAATCAAGACCAAGATCGGTTCGACGGCGCTGATCGACATCGCCGAACCGGGCACGTTGGCACGGTCGTCCGGGAAGATCCGTAGGGTCTACGACCACCGGAACAAGTAA
- the paaI gene encoding hydroxyphenylacetyl-CoA thioesterase PaaI: MPDHPMLANDRTSEWLGIQVHRSEYGHAVISMTLREEMLNGFGIAHGGMVFSLADTCFAMACNDPAGDGSTITVAQGAQIDFVKSGRPGQVMTAEAIEIARTGRSGLYDVTVTADDEVIAHFRGRSRTIPQRQKA, from the coding sequence ATGCCAGATCATCCGATGCTGGCCAACGATCGGACCTCGGAGTGGTTGGGCATCCAGGTGCACCGCTCGGAGTACGGTCACGCGGTCATCAGCATGACGCTGCGGGAGGAGATGCTCAATGGATTTGGGATCGCCCACGGCGGCATGGTGTTTTCTCTGGCGGACACTTGTTTCGCCATGGCCTGCAATGACCCCGCCGGCGATGGAAGCACCATTACCGTTGCCCAAGGGGCCCAAATCGACTTCGTCAAGTCCGGCCGGCCAGGCCAGGTCATGACTGCAGAAGCCATAGAGATAGCCCGCACCGGTCGTAGCGGTCTCTACGACGTCACGGTCACGGCTGACGACGAAGTCATCGCCCATTTCCGCGGACGCAGCCGGACCATCCCCCAACGTCAGAAAGCGTGA
- the paaA gene encoding 1,2-phenylacetyl-CoA epoxidase subunit PaaA has product MTHIDDAVAPEQERFDALIADDSRIEPRDWMPEAYRKTLTRQVSQHAHSEIIGMQPEANWITRAPSLKRKSILMAKVQDEAGHGLYLYSAAETLGTPRQVLNDQLLSGRAKYSSIFNYPARTWADMGAIGWLVDGAAICNQVPLCRASYGPYGRAMVRICKEESFHQRQGWEILYELSHGTKAQKKMAQDAVDRFYGPALQMFGPPDDESPNSQQSMAWNIKRFTNDELRQRFVDMMVPQAEALGLTLPDPDLRWNEERGHYDYGELDWDEFMSVIKGNGPCNVQRMKRRREAHENGAWVREAAAAYAERQAARAAEAAHEDADSASTPQQRPAAQLIGA; this is encoded by the coding sequence ATGACCCACATCGACGACGCCGTCGCCCCTGAGCAGGAACGCTTCGACGCGCTCATCGCGGACGACTCCCGCATCGAGCCGAGGGACTGGATGCCCGAGGCATACCGAAAGACTTTGACCCGTCAGGTCTCGCAGCACGCGCATTCCGAGATCATTGGAATGCAGCCGGAAGCCAATTGGATTACGCGTGCCCCGAGCCTCAAGCGCAAGTCAATTCTCATGGCCAAGGTCCAAGACGAGGCCGGCCACGGCCTGTATTTGTACTCAGCCGCCGAGACCCTGGGGACGCCGAGGCAGGTCCTCAATGACCAGTTACTCTCTGGCCGGGCCAAGTATTCGTCGATCTTCAACTACCCGGCACGGACCTGGGCCGACATGGGTGCCATCGGTTGGCTCGTGGACGGCGCCGCAATATGCAACCAGGTTCCGCTGTGCCGCGCCTCGTACGGCCCGTATGGGCGCGCGATGGTTCGCATCTGCAAGGAGGAATCTTTCCATCAGCGGCAGGGCTGGGAGATTCTCTACGAACTGTCCCACGGAACAAAAGCGCAGAAGAAGATGGCACAGGACGCGGTCGACCGTTTCTACGGCCCGGCCCTGCAGATGTTCGGGCCTCCGGATGACGAATCTCCCAACTCGCAGCAGTCCATGGCGTGGAATATCAAGCGCTTCACCAACGATGAGCTGCGTCAGCGCTTCGTCGACATGATGGTGCCTCAAGCCGAGGCTTTGGGTCTGACGCTGCCCGATCCTGACCTGCGGTGGAACGAAGAGCGAGGGCACTATGACTACGGAGAGCTCGACTGGGACGAGTTCATGTCCGTGATCAAGGGCAACGGGCCGTGCAACGTGCAGCGAATGAAGCGACGTCGCGAAGCCCACGAGAACGGCGCATGGGTCCGCGAAGCGGCGGCCGCCTACGCCGAACGTCAGGCCGCCCGTGCGGCGGAAGCCGCGCACGAGGATGCCGACTCCGCCTCGACACCACAGCAACGTCCCGCTGCCCAGCTGATTGGAGCCTGA
- the paaB gene encoding 1,2-phenylacetyl-CoA epoxidase subunit PaaB translates to MSEQSQENQQSAWPLWEVFVRSSRGLSHVHAGSLHAPDATMAVRNARDLYTRRNEGTSVWVVEAEAITASDPDSKGGYFESAQGKAYRHATYYTKSEGVKHL, encoded by the coding sequence ATGAGTGAGCAAAGCCAAGAAAACCAGCAATCGGCCTGGCCGCTCTGGGAAGTGTTCGTCCGGTCCTCCCGAGGGCTTTCCCACGTTCACGCGGGCTCGTTGCATGCCCCCGATGCAACCATGGCGGTCCGGAACGCGCGTGACCTCTACACACGACGGAATGAGGGAACGAGCGTGTGGGTTGTCGAAGCCGAGGCAATCACGGCTTCGGATCCCGATTCCAAGGGCGGCTATTTCGAGTCGGCCCAAGGCAAGGCATATCGACACGCTACGTATTACACCAAGTCCGAAGGGGTGAAGCACCTGTGA
- the paaC gene encoding 1,2-phenylacetyl-CoA epoxidase subunit PaaC gives MSTFASHESATKISAGESISTESIADSGAQAAEPVAQYALRLGDDALILSQRLGWWIARAPELEEDIALSNIALDLIGHARFLLTYAGTAWDKSEDDLAYFRSEEEFRSCRLVEQENGDFGQTIARQLIFSIYQYELYSALQDSSDATLAAIADKAVKEVEYHVDHASQWVLRLGLGTEESRRRIAAGFEYLWPYVDELFTDDELIDQLEGVAVRPSSIKEASMKAIEGILAEAELEAPKVSQARLPRELRDGSYSEHRGFILAEMQSLARQHPGARW, from the coding sequence GTGAGCACCTTCGCATCGCACGAATCGGCCACCAAGATCAGTGCCGGCGAGTCCATCAGCACCGAGTCGATCGCCGATTCCGGAGCCCAAGCTGCCGAGCCTGTCGCACAGTATGCGTTGCGGTTGGGCGACGACGCTCTGATCCTGTCCCAGCGCCTCGGCTGGTGGATCGCTCGGGCTCCCGAACTCGAGGAGGACATCGCGCTGTCCAACATCGCCTTGGACCTGATCGGGCACGCGCGCTTCCTGCTGACGTACGCGGGCACGGCGTGGGACAAGAGCGAGGACGATCTCGCGTATTTTCGAAGTGAAGAGGAATTCCGCTCGTGCCGACTAGTCGAACAGGAGAACGGCGACTTCGGGCAGACCATAGCGCGTCAACTCATCTTCTCGATCTATCAGTACGAGTTGTATTCCGCTCTTCAGGACTCATCCGATGCGACCTTGGCGGCGATCGCGGACAAAGCGGTCAAGGAGGTCGAGTACCACGTGGATCACGCATCGCAGTGGGTTCTGCGCTTGGGTCTCGGCACTGAAGAATCCCGACGTCGTATAGCCGCCGGATTCGAATACCTGTGGCCGTACGTTGACGAGTTGTTCACCGACGACGAGCTGATCGATCAGCTCGAAGGCGTGGCCGTGCGGCCCTCTTCGATCAAGGAGGCCTCCATGAAGGCCATCGAGGGGATCCTGGCCGAGGCCGAGCTGGAGGCACCAAAAGTCTCCCAGGCCCGGTTGCCCCGTGAGTTGCGCGATGGTTCCTATTCGGAACATCGGGGGTTCATCCTTGCCGAGATGCAGTCCCTGGCCCGCCAGCACCCCGGGGCAAGATGGTGA
- the paaD gene encoding 1,2-phenylacetyl-CoA epoxidase subunit PaaD, whose translation MSPIIHTAPDKESAGLARALPLGPSRRPSGDVDATLWDLAATVCDPEIPVLTLADLGVLRDAYVEDGQAIVVITPTYSGCPAMETMADDLVATISAAGYSEVRIEKVLRPAWTTDWMSDEGKAKLSEYGIAPPTGNSAPGHNSGPVRLTLSVKCPHCGSLKTREMTRFGSTSCKALWVCNECLEPFDYFKVH comes from the coding sequence ATGTCTCCGATCATTCATACGGCGCCGGACAAGGAATCCGCCGGGTTGGCTCGGGCTCTTCCTCTAGGTCCTTCACGGCGCCCCTCTGGCGACGTGGACGCTACGTTGTGGGACCTCGCGGCAACCGTCTGTGACCCGGAAATCCCCGTTCTGACGCTCGCCGACCTGGGCGTGCTCCGAGATGCTTACGTAGAGGACGGGCAGGCCATCGTGGTTATCACTCCCACGTATTCCGGGTGTCCGGCCATGGAAACAATGGCCGATGACCTCGTGGCAACCATTTCTGCGGCAGGATACTCCGAGGTCCGAATCGAAAAAGTCCTGCGACCGGCGTGGACGACCGACTGGATGAGCGATGAAGGCAAAGCAAAGCTGTCCGAATACGGAATCGCTCCACCAACGGGAAATAGCGCTCCCGGTCACAACAGCGGGCCGGTACGCCTGACCCTCTCGGTCAAGTGCCCGCATTGCGGCTCGCTCAAGACCCGAGAGATGACACGCTTCGGCTCCACCTCGTGCAAGGCCCTTTGGGTGTGCAACGAATGTTTGGAGCCTTTCGACTACTTCAAGGTTCACTGA
- the paaE gene encoding 1,2-phenylacetyl-CoA epoxidase subunit PaaE yields MERAEENTSPGRNGRRRATFNRLPVTGLRKLTSESVEVAFGVPEELENDYDYLPGQYVALRAQIGGQEVRRSYSICAEPRPGEIRVAIKKDVGGIFSTWANEELAVGDELDVMNPQGAFTSKTRLTSMNHPEDLAREEVRRDKSAHVVAIAAGSGITPIMAIARSLMKASPTTSIDVVYANRSAMDVMFAEELGDLKDKFPSRLALHHVLSREQRISPLMSGRIDPEKLDELLDRVLQVETVNEWFLCGPFELVQLCRDALKERGVPEDKVRFELFSTGKPEKPAGQQGREVAVDPEGENFQISFTLDGNSGKVDTPKSANETVLNAALRVRPDVPFACAGGVCGTCRAKVVSGDFTMEENFALEKDEVESGYVLTCQTRPTSDSLEVDFDA; encoded by the coding sequence ATGGAAAGGGCGGAGGAGAACACGTCTCCGGGACGTAACGGCCGGCGTCGCGCGACGTTCAACCGCCTTCCCGTTACAGGGCTTCGGAAGCTGACCTCGGAGTCGGTCGAGGTGGCCTTCGGGGTTCCGGAAGAGCTCGAGAATGATTACGACTATCTTCCAGGGCAATACGTAGCCCTACGTGCTCAGATCGGCGGACAGGAAGTGCGTCGATCGTACTCGATCTGCGCCGAGCCTCGTCCGGGAGAGATTCGCGTCGCCATCAAGAAGGACGTGGGCGGGATCTTCTCGACGTGGGCCAATGAAGAATTGGCGGTCGGGGATGAGCTCGACGTCATGAATCCTCAGGGAGCCTTCACATCTAAAACCCGGTTGACCTCGATGAACCATCCGGAGGACTTGGCCCGTGAGGAAGTGCGCCGGGACAAGAGTGCTCACGTCGTGGCGATTGCCGCGGGTTCGGGCATTACGCCGATCATGGCGATCGCCCGATCGCTCATGAAGGCCTCGCCGACCACGAGCATCGACGTCGTCTATGCCAACAGATCCGCGATGGACGTGATGTTCGCCGAGGAGCTGGGGGACCTGAAGGATAAGTTTCCGTCACGGCTGGCTCTCCATCACGTGCTATCCCGAGAGCAGCGCATTTCACCGTTGATGTCCGGTCGCATTGACCCGGAGAAGCTCGACGAACTCCTGGATCGGGTTCTGCAGGTCGAGACCGTCAACGAATGGTTCTTGTGTGGGCCGTTCGAGCTGGTGCAGTTGTGCAGGGACGCGCTGAAAGAACGAGGCGTCCCGGAGGACAAGGTGCGGTTCGAATTGTTCAGTACGGGGAAACCGGAGAAACCCGCGGGACAGCAGGGCCGGGAGGTCGCCGTCGACCCCGAGGGCGAAAATTTCCAGATCAGCTTCACTTTGGATGGCAACTCCGGAAAGGTGGACACGCCCAAGTCGGCCAACGAGACTGTCCTGAATGCCGCTTTGCGTGTTCGGCCCGATGTGCCGTTCGCATGTGCAGGTGGCGTGTGTGGAACATGCCGGGCCAAGGTGGTTTCCGGCGACTTTACGATGGAAGAGAACTTTGCGCTGGAGAAGGACGAAGTCGAATCGGGCTACGTTCTGACCTGCCAAACACGGCCGACCTCCGACAGTCTGGAAGTTGACTTCGACGCGTAA
- a CDS encoding enoyl-CoA hydratase/isomerase family protein produces the protein MIDLTISDDIAEIVLDAPKKLNALNSEDLAELSEAYRTAENAGVRALVLRGEGRGFCAGRDISGVDPAHDDVEGYLGNRATALFRQISAFSAPTFAAVHGACLGVGLGLAIASDVVYVAEDAKIGSPFANLGATLDSGGHALFYERLGAHRTLDLIYTGEMMSGSEAVTAGLFSRSVPADDVLDFTMQRVRKVAQGATQAYLVSKSLISQLRDERAGLWESMAAESAEQARLCSTDDYAEGFTAFQEKRKPNFRGQ, from the coding sequence ATGATTGATCTGACCATCTCCGACGACATCGCCGAGATAGTGCTCGACGCACCGAAGAAGCTCAATGCACTGAATTCCGAAGACCTTGCCGAACTGTCGGAGGCCTACCGCACGGCAGAGAATGCGGGAGTCCGGGCGCTGGTTCTGAGGGGTGAAGGACGGGGTTTCTGCGCCGGCCGCGACATCTCCGGGGTCGATCCGGCCCACGATGACGTCGAAGGGTATCTCGGGAATCGGGCCACGGCCTTGTTTCGGCAAATTTCTGCATTCTCGGCTCCGACCTTCGCCGCGGTCCACGGGGCGTGTCTGGGGGTCGGGCTGGGCCTGGCGATCGCGAGCGACGTCGTCTACGTGGCCGAGGACGCCAAGATCGGTTCCCCCTTCGCGAATCTTGGGGCAACGTTGGACTCGGGTGGCCACGCACTGTTCTACGAGCGGTTGGGCGCGCACCGGACCCTCGACCTGATTTACACGGGCGAGATGATGAGTGGCTCCGAAGCGGTCACCGCAGGGCTGTTTTCCCGGTCCGTACCGGCGGACGACGTGCTCGATTTTACGATGCAGAGGGTGCGAAAAGTGGCCCAAGGGGCGACCCAAGCATATTTGGTCTCGAAATCACTGATCAGTCAACTGCGCGACGAACGGGCTGGACTGTGGGAGTCCATGGCCGCCGAATCCGCCGAACAGGCACGGCTCTGCTCGACGGATGATTACGCGGAGGGTTTCACGGCGTTCCAGGAAAAGCGCAAACCGAACTTCCGAGGCCAATAG
- a CDS encoding LLM class flavin-dependent oxidoreductase: MSEKKRIAINAFDMTCVGHQSFDLWRHPRSRATEYNTIEYWTDLAKTLEKGLFDGVFLADVVGIYDVYKNSAAPSIRGGAQVPVNDPFMQISAMAAVTENLGFGVTSAVTYEQPYTLARKYATLDHLTKGRVGFNVVTSYLPSAAENQGLPRQIEHDKRYEIADEFLDVCYKLWEGSWEDDAVVKDRESGVYADPAKVHPIRHQGKYFTVPGAGLTEPSRQRTPVIFQAGASSRGQAFAGKHAEAVFVGGLRPDLTRFMTDKIRDEAEKTGRQRDDVKIFAMLSVIVDETDEKAQAKYEEYLKYVSTETSQAIIGGWSGVDLSQFGEDEVLNYIKTDSIQSFLTPFTLQSKDKEWTREDIAKHCAIGGMGDVIIGGPEKVADELERWIDEGGLDGINLAYHVSPGSFEDFVEFVVPELQKRGRYRTSYEGSTFRENLFGQGQVSIDENHPAAAYKGAYVGQPSTEDTPARPGEEDDAA, translated from the coding sequence ATGTCGGAAAAGAAGCGCATCGCCATCAACGCCTTTGATATGACGTGCGTGGGTCATCAGAGCTTTGATCTGTGGCGCCACCCTCGCTCGCGTGCCACTGAGTACAACACCATCGAATACTGGACAGACCTCGCCAAAACCCTAGAGAAAGGGTTGTTCGACGGGGTCTTCCTGGCCGACGTCGTGGGCATCTACGACGTCTACAAGAACTCCGCGGCACCTTCGATCCGCGGCGGTGCACAGGTACCGGTCAACGATCCGTTCATGCAGATTTCAGCGATGGCGGCCGTGACCGAAAACCTCGGTTTCGGCGTGACCAGCGCCGTGACCTACGAGCAGCCCTATACTCTCGCCCGGAAATACGCGACGCTCGACCACCTGACCAAAGGGCGCGTCGGATTCAACGTGGTGACCTCGTACCTCCCCTCTGCGGCCGAGAATCAGGGACTGCCGCGCCAAATCGAGCATGACAAGCGCTACGAGATCGCCGACGAGTTCCTCGACGTCTGCTACAAACTGTGGGAAGGATCCTGGGAGGACGACGCCGTGGTCAAGGATCGAGAGTCCGGCGTCTACGCGGACCCGGCTAAGGTCCATCCGATTCGACACCAGGGCAAATACTTCACCGTCCCGGGCGCCGGTCTGACCGAGCCTTCCCGTCAGCGCACACCGGTGATCTTTCAGGCAGGGGCTTCGTCGCGGGGGCAGGCTTTTGCGGGCAAGCACGCCGAAGCCGTGTTCGTCGGGGGCCTTCGACCGGACCTCACCCGATTCATGACGGACAAGATTCGAGACGAGGCAGAGAAGACCGGTCGTCAGCGCGATGACGTCAAGATCTTCGCAATGCTCTCGGTCATCGTGGACGAGACCGACGAAAAGGCCCAGGCAAAGTACGAGGAGTACTTGAAGTATGTTTCGACCGAGACTTCTCAGGCGATCATTGGCGGTTGGTCAGGAGTGGACCTTTCCCAATTCGGCGAGGATGAGGTGCTCAACTACATCAAGACCGACTCGATCCAGTCCTTCCTCACGCCATTTACTCTGCAGTCCAAGGACAAGGAATGGACCCGAGAGGACATTGCGAAGCACTGCGCGATTGGCGGCATGGGCGATGTGATCATCGGCGGCCCGGAAAAGGTTGCGGACGAGCTCGAACGCTGGATCGATGAAGGAGGGCTGGACGGTATCAATCTCGCGTACCACGTCTCTCCGGGTTCATTCGAAGACTTCGTGGAGTTCGTTGTTCCCGAGCTGCAGAAGCGCGGGCGCTACCGCACCTCGTACGAAGGCTCGACATTCCGGGAGAACCTCTTCGGTCAGGGGCAGGTTTCCATCGACGAGAACCACCCTGCGGCGGCATACAAGGGTGCGTACGTGGGTCAGCCGTCCACGGAGGACACCCCGGCGCGTCCCGGCGAGGAAGATGACGCCGCCTAG